The region TAATAAATTTATATCCAATCTTAAAAATTTCATAAAAACAAATACGAAAAATGACGCAAAAGAGAGCGTGAAGTGCAAGCTTTTTGGGTATGTGAAAATGGGTGGCGCAGATGAGATATACCGAGCTTAGAGTGCTGTTTGGATCGCCGCAAAAGCCGCCGTTTTTTATCGGTTCACAGGTGAGGGGGGCTTTTGGATACGCGCTAAAAAGCGTGAGCTGCATAAGCCCGTCATATAAGTGCTGCGAGTGCTTTGCTAAAGAAAGCTGTTTGTATTATGATTTTTTCGAGAAGAAAAACAGCTACCATAGATATAGACTTGATTTTGAGTTAGGCGCTGAAATTTACGATTTTGGTATAGTTTTGCTAGGAAATGCGTGCGAAAAACTACCGTATATAGCCTCTGCGGCATATATGATGCTAAAAAGATACGGTCTTGGCAAAGATAGGATCAAATACGAGAAATTTGATATGTATGTAAATGGTAGTGCATGCCTAAAGGACGATAAGATAAGCTTGCCTAGAGATTATGTGAAAGAATTTAGCTTTGATGGCTGCAGTGGCGATGTTAAGGTCAAATTTGTAACACCGCTAAGGATAAAAAAAGAGAATGTTTTTTTAAAAAATGACAACATAAGTCTAAAAGAGATATTAAACTCCATCTACCAAAGGCGCCTAAGCCTCTTTGGACAAGATCACGAGGTGTTGCCATTTGAAGTAAAAGGCGAGATAACCAAAAAGGATCTAAAATACGTGGAGCTAACTAGGCGTAGTAATAGGCAAAATACTACTATGAATTTTGGCGGACTAGTAGGCTCTTTGGAGATAAAAGGCGTTAGCAAAGAGTGCATGGAGCTACTAAAGTTAGGTGAGATAATAGGCGCAGGGAAGCAGACTGTTTTTGGACTAGGAAAAATAAAAACGGAGGATATGAATGAGCAAATTTAGCAGTTATTTTAGCGATGAGTTTGCCGCTTTGGAGCAAAGATCAAAAGATATAGATGAGATATTGCAAGATAAGATGTTTTTAATCGGCGGGGATTTTTACGGGATACAAAAATTTATATTTGATAATCTCGGCTCAAAAAACGCGGCTAAAGTGCTAAGGGCGAAATCCGCATTTTGCGAGCTTTTCATGGTAGTTTTGTCTAAATTTATCTGCCAAAAACTTAGCATAGATGAAAAGTATGTCTTATCATGCACAGCCGGTAAATTTGAGATATTATCGCCTAAATTTGACCAAGCGGTTTTTAACGAGATAAAAGGCGTCGTAAATACTTACTTTATAAAAAAATGGCTCTTTTCTGAAATAGTATTGATTTAATAAAAAGAACCTAAACTATAATTAACTATAGTTGCGATTTTATTTTGACCCTGTTTTTATTAAATATTGATTTTTAAGAATCATAAAATATCATCAATCATTTTTTCTATTTTATTTTTTGATAAATCTATTAATCTTTTAGATTCATCTCTTGTTTGTTTCGATTTAATAATAATATTATGTATGTCGGACATTATTTTTTTATCTAAGGTAGGGATTAATATTTGTTTTATATAGTCAAGTTTCCAATGAGTAATTATTGCCCCTCCACAATCTCTATTTGCTTGCATTTTGCCGATAATAGAATTAATTACTAAAACAAGATATTCTTTAGGTATATCGGTGTTTTTTAGAGTCATCCTGATAACTCCACTAGAAATAACCCCATTTATTTCGTCATCGAGAACACAACAAACACATATCGAACCATCCTTTGTTAAAAGAATATCACCTTTGTTTGGTTTGTATCTCATCAATTGTTTATAAGTATCATCCCTAATATATTTATCCGATTCGCTAAATGCTAAACCCTCTTGAGTAACATTACTCACTCTAATAAATATGCAACCTTCTGGAATATATGAATCAGACCCAACCTCGTATCCTTTATAAAAATTGCAAATATGAGATAATTTAACTGGATTTAAATGATTTATATGATTTATTATTTGTTTATAAGAGGTTTTGTAATATTCTGCATCTGTTCTATTGGCAAATATCAATTCCTCTAAATTACATATGTATTTATTTTCATTGCTTAAAGTTAGTGAATTTAACCCAAGATGTTGTTCTAACATCCTTTTTGCTTCTAAATATAGTTTTTTCGATTCAATCCTTAGTTCTCTCGCTCTTTTAATATTATTTATAATTTCATCTAGTGACTTTTTGGATGCAATAAAAATAGGAGTATTAATAATATCATAATTACTAACAGACGGATACATAGATGATTTTGATGCCCTCATAAGCATTTGAATAAAATGTTTGGTTTTGGTATATGCGAATAGGTAATTTGGATCTATATTGTTTTTTGCTCTTAAATTGCAAAAACCATTTGAGCCAACTTGTAACATCTCTCTATCCTCTATAATTGAGTTTGCGTTTCTATTTGGACGAACAGTGCTAATCAATAAATCATCTTTTTTGTTGATAAAAGTTGCTCTGTTAGGTGCATCATAGCCATTTATGATATTGTCTTTAATTTCACCATACATAATATCGGTATTACCTATGTCATTGTATTGTATAGGTTCATTCCAATCTTTTTTGTTAAATCGTTCTTTTATTTCAAAAGTTAATTCTTTTAGTTTTTTATTATTAAAATTTAATATCGCTCTTTCTAAGGAAATATCTTTCTTCTGAAAAAAATCAGAATCCATTCTGTCTTTACTTATGACATAGTTATAGTTTACAATATTCCAACTAGCCATTTTTATTCCCAAAAATCAATTTTTTGCTCTTTTGCAAATTTTATAAAAGCTTCAGCTATACAAATATTTTCATTGGGTATAGCTTCAATATCTTTTAACTCTTCTTTGCTTATATTATAATTTACTAGATCCTGTGCTATTATGAAATCACCATTAGAGTTGGTTAAGATATTACCATTTTCGTCTTTTTGATAAGTGTAATTACCGGAACTATCTTTTCCTCCAACATCACTAACCGCCATAAATATAGGATAGTTTAATTGTGAGGCAGTTTCTTTTAAAATATACCTATCGCGCAACCCCAACAACAAGTCTTCACTATCCATTATGATACTTAACTTACCTTTGTTGGAAAAAAGATTTTGTTTGTATATAAACCCATCTACCTGCTCTTCTAGGTTTTTTATACTTTTAAGTATATCTTTGTTTGTTTTTTGAGCTTCTTTTGCTTTTTTTAACTCTTCCTCAAGGCTTTGTAATTTTTTGCTCGTTCGTGTAACATTTTCTTTGTCTTTATTTTTAGTATAACTCTTTTTTTCTTCCTTAAGAGATTTTATTTCTTCCTTAATCTCTTCTGCTTCTCTAACTTTTACTAAGTCTAAATGTAATTTTTCTATCTCTTCATTTAAATCAGCAATAGAGTCATTGATTTTTTCTTCATCTATTTCGTTATCATCAATAAGTTCATTTTCAAAGTAATCATTCATAAAAGAAAGTATCTCTTCAGGAATAATATCTAATTCTACTTCTTCATCACCATTACTAATAATATCCTCTATTATCTTTTTGTAGTTAGGTATATTTCTTGATACCTTTTTTTTAATATCGTTAATTTTTTTTAACTCTTCTTCTGAATATTTTTGAATAATTATTACAGATGTCTTAACACCTGTATGTGGTTTAAAGGTGTTTGAGTGAAGGCTGACAACAGCTAACAACCTAGTTTTAGAAAAAATATAATCTCTGATAAAGGCAAGAGATGAATTGTTTAGTTTTCCTTGCGGTAAAACAATAGCTGCTCTCCCTTTAGGTTTAAGCATATCAATTATTCTTTCTATAAACAGGACATCTCTCTCTTCTTTCGCTTGTTTATTTTTTGCTCTTTGTAGTGCAGGTTTAGCTAGATTATATTCACTTAATAGCTCTTTGTCTTTTATTTCCCCTGCAAAGGGGGGGTTTGAAAGAACAATATCAAATTGTAACTCTCTATAATAATTCCAAATATCATCTCTTAAAATATCTATTTTTTCATCAGGCTCATTTTTTAATAATCCATTTTTTTGTAAATTAAGCTTTAAATCTCGCCCAGATAAAGTATCTAACCAAGTTTTTGGATCTATGGAACTTACCTCAGGTCCATATATATTTGTATGCCCATCACCTGCTATTAACATTAAAGATTTAGCAGCCTTAACAGCTCTTGTTTCTAAATCTATCCCATATAGAAATTTACTAGCATAATTCCATTTTCTAGTATCTAGTTCAGCATCATCTTGGATAGGATAACACCACTCCATAGAATGTAATAAAAAACCCGCAGAACCACACGAAGGGTCTATGATGTATTCTGTTTCTTTTGGATTAATCATTCTTACACACATATCTATTACGTATCTTGGTGTAAAAAACTGCCCTTTTTTCTTTTTAGATTCAGATGGAATTAAATATTCAAAGGCATCGTCAATGATTCTTAAATTTGAACCTAAAAGTCTTTTTCTTTCAAGAGACCCCACACATACATGTAGGTGTTCGGGTCTCAATTCTATTTTTTCATCGTTCTTAAAAATACCTCTCCATTCGTTTTTAGCTTTATCAAAAAGTTCACTTATACGCTTATAGGTATCTTTAGGGGTTGATTGTTGTCTAAATTCTAATTCTTTGTTTTTATTATTTTTATGAATTGATTCTTTCTCGTCTAAAATCTTACAAAAAATAAGTTTAAATATCTCATTAAATTCATCTGCTCCTGAATCAGCTAACACAAGCTCTTCCAGTTCTTGTATAGTCTTTTTAAAATTATGTTTGACTTCCAAACTATCTATAGTAAAAACTTCTTTTCTTAAATCCTCTATAGTTTGATTTAATTTTGGGATTCTTGATAAAGTCTCATAGTCTTGACCCTTTTTTCTATAAAGAATAATAGTTTCAGAACCATTAGACCATATGCCTATTTCTGCTCCTAAAGCATTCAAATAGCTTTTTAATTGATCTATACCATCCCTTCTTTTTGGAGACTTTGTTTCTACTACTATTTTTGGGTTTTGATTACTTTTATCTGAATATATTACCATATCGGCATGTTTAGTATTAATATCCCCACCAAAAGAGACAGGGACTTCTAGTTTAATGTGTTCTTTGGAATAATTATATTCATTAATTAGTTTATATACCCAAAGTTGCCTAATTATCTCTTCAGGTGCAGATTTTCCGCCAGATTGAGAAGAATATACTTGAACCTTTTCTTTTTTGGAATAAAAAGGTGCTAGTGTTTTTAAAAAGTATTTATCAGAATTAGAATTTTCTTTTTCTATCTCTAATATTTCATTGGCTTGTTTGTCTAAATTTTTAAATTCCGTTAAATCGTACTCATCAACTCTACCCTTAAATATTGTGCTTAAGATTTCTTCTATAGTCATAATTTTGCCTTTTATAATTTTTATGTTAATGGTATGTTTGGTCTACCTGATATACTTCTAACCAAACTAATACATTCTGTCTTTTGTATGAAATCCAAGAGTATAATTTCTTTATCATTTCTACTCTCTTTAGCAAAATTTACAAAGTTATGATAAACAAGATAATTATTCAAATACTTTGTAGATACACCTTTAAAGTTATAAATCAGCATAGATTTTAATCTGCTATGATAGCTATTAACTACTTGGATATTAAATGCTCCTGCCTTATAATGATTTCTAGGTATTCTGATATGACTTAAATTCATATCTTTTGCTAATTTTAGATATGCTCTAAAGCTATCGGTTACTAATACACTATCGCTGACTATCTTTTTATCTAATACTTTTTGTAAATCGGTTAGCTTTGGTTTGCCAAGATTTGAAATTTTTGCTATAGATAGTCCGTTT is a window of Campylobacter sp. CCUG 57310 DNA encoding:
- the cas6 gene encoding CRISPR system precrRNA processing endoribonuclease RAMP protein Cas6 translates to MRYTELRVLFGSPQKPPFFIGSQVRGAFGYALKSVSCISPSYKCCECFAKESCLYYDFFEKKNSYHRYRLDFELGAEIYDFGIVLLGNACEKLPYIASAAYMMLKRYGLGKDRIKYEKFDMYVNGSACLKDDKISLPRDYVKEFSFDGCSGDVKVKFVTPLRIKKENVFLKNDNISLKEILNSIYQRRLSLFGQDHEVLPFEVKGEITKKDLKYVELTRRSNRQNTTMNFGGLVGSLEIKGVSKECMELLKLGEIIGAGKQTVFGLGKIKTEDMNEQI
- a CDS encoding restriction endonuclease subunit S: MASWNIVNYNYVISKDRMDSDFFQKKDISLERAILNFNNKKLKELTFEIKERFNKKDWNEPIQYNDIGNTDIMYGEIKDNIINGYDAPNRATFINKKDDLLISTVRPNRNANSIIEDREMLQVGSNGFCNLRAKNNIDPNYLFAYTKTKHFIQMLMRASKSSMYPSVSNYDIINTPIFIASKKSLDEIINNIKRARELRIESKKLYLEAKRMLEQHLGLNSLTLSNENKYICNLEELIFANRTDAEYYKTSYKQIINHINHLNPVKLSHICNFYKGYEVGSDSYIPEGCIFIRVSNVTQEGLAFSESDKYIRDDTYKQLMRYKPNKGDILLTKDGSICVCCVLDDEINGVISSGVIRMTLKNTDIPKEYLVLVINSIIGKMQANRDCGGAIITHWKLDYIKQILIPTLDKKIMSDIHNIIIKSKQTRDESKRLIDLSKNKIEKMIDDIL
- a CDS encoding N-6 DNA methylase; the encoded protein is MTIEEILSTIFKGRVDEYDLTEFKNLDKQANEILEIEKENSNSDKYFLKTLAPFYSKKEKVQVYSSQSGGKSAPEEIIRQLWVYKLINEYNYSKEHIKLEVPVSFGGDINTKHADMVIYSDKSNQNPKIVVETKSPKRRDGIDQLKSYLNALGAEIGIWSNGSETIILYRKKGQDYETLSRIPKLNQTIEDLRKEVFTIDSLEVKHNFKKTIQELEELVLADSGADEFNEIFKLIFCKILDEKESIHKNNKNKELEFRQQSTPKDTYKRISELFDKAKNEWRGIFKNDEKIELRPEHLHVCVGSLERKRLLGSNLRIIDDAFEYLIPSESKKKKGQFFTPRYVIDMCVRMINPKETEYIIDPSCGSAGFLLHSMEWCYPIQDDAELDTRKWNYASKFLYGIDLETRAVKAAKSLMLIAGDGHTNIYGPEVSSIDPKTWLDTLSGRDLKLNLQKNGLLKNEPDEKIDILRDDIWNYYRELQFDIVLSNPPFAGEIKDKELLSEYNLAKPALQRAKNKQAKEERDVLFIERIIDMLKPKGRAAIVLPQGKLNNSSLAFIRDYIFSKTRLLAVVSLHSNTFKPHTGVKTSVIIIQKYSEEELKKINDIKKKVSRNIPNYKKIIEDIISNGDEEVELDIIPEEILSFMNDYFENELIDDNEIDEEKINDSIADLNEEIEKLHLDLVKVREAEEIKEEIKSLKEEKKSYTKNKDKENVTRTSKKLQSLEEELKKAKEAQKTNKDILKSIKNLEEQVDGFIYKQNLFSNKGKLSIIMDSEDLLLGLRDRYILKETASQLNYPIFMAVSDVGGKDSSGNYTYQKDENGNILTNSNGDFIIAQDLVNYNISKEELKDIEAIPNENICIAEAFIKFAKEQKIDFWE